Proteins encoded in a region of the Fuerstiella sp. genome:
- a CDS encoding TlpA family protein disulfide reductase, with translation MSAPGRPRLLMLSVGLIVLSVLITGCADPEPAWEPKLVPGEKLETESDSSSPESADTESSSSQTAGEATSISLEFGTWNDVQARIKESAGKVVVVDLWSTSCLPCIEELPQLGRLQRDQPNDVVCISLCLDYAGIKSKPPTFYEDRVKQVLQTCEVDVLNYLCTTESDEVYTSLDLPSIPAVYVYGSDGTLAKRFDASMLKDGAGSEEPFTYDSDILPMVEQLITDER, from the coding sequence ATGTCAGCACCCGGTCGTCCCCGTTTATTGATGCTGTCTGTCGGGTTGATTGTTTTGTCGGTCCTCATCACAGGATGTGCGGACCCGGAGCCAGCATGGGAACCCAAACTGGTTCCCGGTGAGAAATTAGAGACCGAATCCGATTCATCGTCACCGGAATCGGCTGACACAGAATCCTCATCTTCGCAGACAGCCGGTGAGGCAACATCAATCAGCCTGGAATTCGGCACCTGGAACGATGTCCAGGCTCGTATCAAGGAAAGTGCCGGCAAGGTCGTGGTTGTTGACTTGTGGTCCACATCGTGTCTTCCGTGTATTGAAGAGCTCCCACAACTGGGGCGTCTGCAGCGAGACCAGCCGAATGACGTTGTGTGCATCAGCCTGTGTCTGGACTATGCCGGGATCAAATCAAAACCACCGACATTCTACGAAGACCGAGTAAAACAGGTACTGCAGACGTGTGAAGTCGACGTGTTGAATTATCTGTGCACCACCGAATCAGACGAGGTCTATACATCGCTGGACCTGCCGTCGATTCCTGCCGTGTATGTGTATGGCAGCGACGGAACACTGGCCAAACGGTTCGACGCATCAATGCTGAAAGACGGTGCGGGCAGCGAAGAACCGTTCACCTACGACAGCGATATTCTGCCAATGGTCGAGCAACTGATTACTGACGAACGCTGA